The Vescimonas coprocola genome includes a window with the following:
- a CDS encoding ABC transporter permease, with amino-acid sequence MKKNHKLPLSMVLSGGVLLLILLAALLAPLSPYDPIAVETGQKFLPPSAQHLLGTDNFGRDTFTRLLYGGRVSLLVGFLSMLISIVFGTVYGIVSGSSGKLVDGFMMRIVDILMSVPSFLIIITLNIYMNAGIRTLVVTIGLFSWMGVARIVRAEVLSLRERDFILASEGLGARKSWVITRHFARNVFSPVLVASTNSIASAILTESSLSYLGFGISIPNPSWGGMLEGAQTYILTHPSLAVYPGVCILLTVLCFNVLGNGFRRRFSPNSGR; translated from the coding sequence ATGAAAAAGAATCATAAGCTGCCCCTCTCCATGGTTCTCAGCGGCGGTGTGCTGCTGCTGATTCTTCTGGCCGCCCTGCTGGCGCCCCTGTCCCCCTACGACCCCATCGCCGTGGAGACCGGGCAGAAGTTCCTGCCCCCCTCCGCCCAGCACCTGCTGGGAACGGATAACTTCGGCCGGGACACCTTCACCCGCCTGCTCTACGGCGGACGGGTCTCCCTGCTGGTGGGCTTTCTGTCCATGCTCATCTCCATTGTGTTCGGCACGGTGTACGGCATCGTCAGCGGCTCCTCCGGCAAGCTGGTGGACGGCTTCATGATGCGTATCGTGGACATCCTCATGTCGGTGCCCAGCTTCCTCATTATCATCACTCTGAACATCTACATGAACGCCGGCATCCGGACGCTGGTGGTGACCATCGGTCTGTTCTCGTGGATGGGCGTGGCCCGCATCGTCCGGGCGGAGGTACTGAGTCTGCGGGAGCGGGACTTCATTCTGGCCTCCGAGGGGCTGGGCGCCCGGAAGAGCTGGGTCATCACCCGGCACTTCGCCCGCAACGTCTTTTCCCCGGTGCTGGTGGCCTCCACCAACAGCATCGCCTCCGCCATCCTGACGGAGTCGTCCCTGAGCTATCTGGGCTTCGGCATCTCCATCCCCAACCCTTCCTGGGGCGGTATGCTGGAGGGGGCCCAGACCTACATTCTCACCCACCCCTCACTGGCGGTCTATCCGGGCGTGTGCATCCTGCTGACCGTTCTGTGCTTCAATGTGCTGGGCAACGGCTTCCGCCGCCGCTTCAGCCCCAATTCTGGGAGGTAA
- a CDS encoding toll/interleukin-1 receptor domain-containing protein — translation MTRHKTEATAMGQDVFISYKSEEFQEADWVRQQLESGGISCWMAPNSITGGASYATEIPQAIRSCRAAL, via the coding sequence ATGACAAGACATAAAACGGAGGCGACCGCTATGGGACAGGACGTGTTCATCAGCTATAAATCCGAGGAATTTCAAGAGGCGGATTGGGTCCGGCAGCAGCTGGAGAGCGGCGGTATCAGCTGCTGGATGGCACCGAACAGCATCACCGGCGGTGCCAGCTATGCCACGGAGATCCCACAGGCCATCCGGAGCTGCCGGGCTGCACTCTGA
- the yedF gene encoding sulfurtransferase-like selenium metabolism protein YedF — protein MSKILVNAVGDACPIPVTKTIHALSGMTEAGTVEVHVDNETAVQNLNRLATGKGLKFSAEKREEKLFVVTLTVDDPAAVSGTAPEEAACTPDNRDNTVVVIGTSCLGSGDDTLGATLMKGFLYALSQQEHLPRTILFYNGGAKITTEGSVSIEDLKNMEAQGVEIRTCGTCLNYYGLTDKLAVGSVTNMYDIVETMTSAGKVIRP, from the coding sequence ATGAGCAAAATTTTAGTCAACGCCGTGGGCGACGCCTGCCCCATTCCCGTCACGAAAACCATCCACGCCCTGTCCGGCATGACCGAGGCCGGTACGGTGGAGGTCCATGTGGACAACGAGACCGCCGTGCAGAATCTGAACCGTCTGGCCACCGGCAAGGGCCTGAAGTTCAGCGCCGAGAAGCGGGAGGAGAAGCTATTCGTGGTGACCCTGACGGTGGACGACCCCGCCGCCGTGTCCGGCACCGCCCCGGAGGAGGCAGCCTGCACCCCGGATAACCGGGACAACACCGTGGTGGTCATCGGTACCAGCTGCCTCGGCTCCGGTGACGATACGCTGGGTGCCACGCTGATGAAGGGCTTTCTCTACGCCCTGAGCCAGCAGGAACACTTGCCCCGCACCATCCTGTTCTATAATGGAGGCGCCAAGATCACCACCGAGGGTTCCGTCTCCATCGAGGACCTGAAGAACATGGAGGCACAGGGTGTGGAGATCCGCACCTGCGGCACCTGCCTGAACTACTACGGTCTCACCGACAAGCTGGCCGTTGGCTCCGTCACCAATATGTATGACATCGTGGAGACCATGACCTCCGCCGGTAAGGTCATCCGCCCGTAA
- a CDS encoding aldo/keto reductase, with amino-acid sequence MDRIKKNFGFGCMRLPMSGDEVDKVQMCQMVDAFLEAGFNYFDTAHGYLQGKSETALRDCLTSRYPRDRYVLTDKLTGSYFKTEADIRLFFQRQLEACGVEYFDFYLMHSQHAGNFGHFRDCRAYETAFALKAEGKVRHVGISFHDRAEVLEEILTTYPQIEVVQIQFNYADYDDPGVQSRLCYEVCRRHNKPVLVMEPVKGGHLSNLPPQAKAVLDELHGGSPASYAIRFAAGFEGILMVLSGMSTLEQMKDNIAFMKDFRPLDPQERAAVDRVQAIFHGMHLIPCTSCRYCVDGCPQHIAIPNLFALMNTKQLYHDWNADFYYEDVHTGPGRKASDCIRCGQCERICPQHLPIRQLLVDVAKEFEKPQA; translated from the coding sequence ATGGACCGTATCAAGAAAAATTTCGGTTTCGGCTGTATGCGCCTGCCCATGTCAGGCGACGAGGTAGACAAGGTCCAGATGTGTCAGATGGTGGACGCATTTCTGGAGGCGGGCTTTAACTACTTCGACACCGCCCACGGCTATCTGCAGGGCAAGAGCGAGACGGCCCTGCGGGACTGTCTCACCAGCCGCTACCCCAGAGACCGCTATGTGCTGACGGATAAGCTCACCGGCAGCTACTTCAAGACCGAGGCAGACATCCGCCTCTTCTTTCAGCGCCAGCTGGAGGCCTGCGGCGTGGAGTACTTCGATTTCTACCTGATGCACTCTCAGCACGCCGGGAACTTCGGCCACTTCCGGGATTGCCGGGCCTATGAGACGGCCTTCGCCCTGAAGGCCGAGGGCAAGGTCCGCCATGTGGGCATCTCCTTCCATGACCGGGCGGAGGTGTTGGAGGAGATCCTCACCACCTATCCCCAAATCGAGGTGGTGCAGATCCAGTTCAACTACGCCGACTATGACGACCCCGGTGTCCAGAGCCGCCTGTGCTACGAGGTGTGCCGCCGCCACAACAAGCCCGTGCTGGTGATGGAGCCGGTGAAGGGCGGGCATCTGTCCAACCTGCCGCCCCAGGCCAAGGCTGTGCTGGATGAGCTCCACGGCGGCAGCCCCGCCAGCTATGCCATCCGCTTCGCCGCCGGCTTCGAGGGCATCCTGATGGTGCTCTCCGGCATGAGCACGTTGGAGCAGATGAAGGACAACATCGCCTTTATGAAGGACTTCCGGCCGCTGGATCCGCAGGAGCGGGCCGCCGTGGATCGGGTACAGGCGATCTTCCATGGGATGCACCTGATCCCCTGCACCTCCTGCCGCTACTGCGTGGATGGATGTCCCCAGCACATCGCCATCCCCAATCTGTTCGCCCTGATGAACACCAAGCAACTCTACCACGACTGGAACGCCGACTTTTACTATGAGGACGTCCACACCGGGCCGGGCCGCAAGGCATCGGACTGCATCCGCTGCGGCCAGTGTGAGCGCATCTGTCCCCAGCACCTGCCCATCCGGCAGCTGTTGGTGGACGTGGCCAAGGAGTTTGAAAAGCCTCAGGCGTGA
- a CDS encoding response regulator transcription factor: MQQRCILCADPDPELRSNLGFLLAGENCVLEETAGGATLLTQLRRNTDLVILPQQLPDMSGFGACTALRRQSAAPVLFLLEKADESARTLSFSVGGDDCLEKPVSCHELAVRVKALLRRYCVYGARPTGLERRLRCGGLEVDTAAGTVWQAGQEVPLTELEYRIVLLLASYPNKIFSAENLYESIWEEPYFYSCKNTVMVHIRNIRQKVGSGAICTVWGKGYRMGPSKP; the protein is encoded by the coding sequence ATGCAGCAGCGATGTATTCTGTGTGCCGATCCGGATCCGGAGCTGCGCTCCAATCTGGGGTTCCTGCTGGCAGGGGAGAACTGCGTGCTGGAGGAGACCGCCGGTGGAGCCACCCTGCTGACCCAGCTGCGGCGGAATACAGACCTTGTCATCCTGCCCCAGCAGCTGCCGGATATGAGCGGCTTCGGCGCCTGCACCGCTCTGCGGCGGCAGTCCGCTGCGCCGGTGCTGTTCTTGCTGGAGAAGGCGGACGAGAGCGCCAGGACCCTGTCCTTCTCCGTGGGAGGGGATGACTGCCTGGAAAAGCCCGTCTCCTGCCATGAGCTGGCGGTGCGGGTGAAGGCACTCCTGCGGCGCTATTGCGTCTACGGCGCCCGGCCCACCGGTCTGGAGCGGCGGCTGCGGTGCGGCGGGCTGGAGGTAGATACCGCCGCCGGCACCGTGTGGCAGGCGGGACAGGAGGTACCGCTGACGGAGCTGGAGTATCGCATCGTCCTGCTGCTGGCCTCCTATCCCAACAAAATCTTCTCGGCGGAGAACCTCTACGAGAGCATCTGGGAGGAGCCGTACTTTTACAGCTGTAAGAACACCGTCATGGTCCACATCCGCAACATCCGCCAGAAAGTAGGCAGCGGTGCCATCTGCACCGTGTGGGGTAAGGGATATCGCATGGGTCCGTCCAAGCCCTGA
- a CDS encoding ABC transporter ATP-binding protein encodes MSQPILQVEHLKKYFPAGGRKVLRAVDDVSFSVQEGEILGIVGESGCGKTTCGRTAIGLYSKTDGVSLYRGEDIHRMRGAKRRAFCCQVQTVFQDPYASLDPKNKVIDLIAEGMDIHHLYTSQAERREKVQALMEQVGLNPSGIDRYPYEFSGGMRQRIGIARALAVEPRLLLCDEPISALDVSIQAQIVNLLLDLREQKSLTYLLISHDLSMVRHLSDRILVMYLGEVVEESTAQELYTHPLHPYTKALIAAIPIPDPKVERARPRSVLQGQVPSPVDPPSGCRFAGRCPYATDRCRMEKPALCDMGGGHRVACHLCR; translated from the coding sequence ATGAGTCAGCCCATCCTTCAGGTGGAGCACCTGAAAAAATACTTTCCCGCCGGGGGCCGCAAGGTGCTGCGGGCGGTAGATGACGTGAGCTTCTCCGTGCAGGAGGGAGAAATTCTCGGCATCGTGGGCGAGTCCGGCTGCGGCAAGACCACCTGCGGCCGTACCGCCATCGGCCTGTACAGCAAAACCGACGGCGTCTCCCTGTACCGTGGGGAGGACATCCACCGGATGCGTGGTGCCAAGCGCCGTGCCTTCTGCTGTCAGGTGCAGACGGTCTTTCAGGACCCCTACGCCTCACTGGACCCCAAAAACAAGGTCATTGACCTCATTGCCGAGGGCATGGACATCCACCACCTGTACACCAGTCAGGCGGAGCGCCGGGAGAAGGTGCAGGCCCTGATGGAGCAGGTGGGTCTGAATCCCTCCGGCATCGACCGCTATCCCTACGAGTTCTCCGGCGGTATGCGCCAGCGCATCGGCATCGCCCGTGCGCTGGCGGTGGAGCCCCGGCTGCTGCTGTGCGACGAGCCCATTTCGGCGCTGGATGTGTCCATTCAGGCCCAGATCGTCAATCTGCTGCTGGACCTGCGGGAACAGAAGTCCCTGACCTATCTGCTGATCTCCCATGATCTGTCCATGGTGCGGCACCTGTCGGACCGTATTCTGGTGATGTATCTGGGGGAGGTGGTGGAGGAGAGTACGGCGCAGGAGCTGTACACCCACCCCCTGCACCCCTACACCAAGGCCCTCATCGCCGCCATCCCCATTCCCGATCCCAAGGTGGAACGGGCCCGCCCCCGCAGCGTGCTGCAAGGACAGGTCCCCAGTCCCGTGGACCCGCCTTCCGGCTGCCGGTTCGCCGGGCGCTGCCCCTACGCCACGGACCGATGCCGGATGGAGAAGCCGGCGCTCTGCGACATGGGCGGCGGCCACCGGGTAGCCTGCCATCTGTGCCGGTAA
- a CDS encoding ABC transporter ATP-binding protein, producing MHQYDIRDLRIHFPTRRGVVEAVRGVSFYMDQGECVALVGESGCGKSVTARSLMGLTEVTGGRCQPGSQILCHGENILDYGKKQWQSYRGREAAMIFQDAMTSLNPTMQIGHQIAECYRFHQKIGRKEALEKAAEMLTLVGISDPETALRRYPHEFSGGMRQRVMIASALACQPELLIADEPTTALDVTIQAQILDLIRQMKERSGTTVLLITHDMGVVAGLAQRIVILYAGCVMETGTTDEIFYQPAHPYTKGLQKASPRLDEMGGGRLYTIEGTPPELIAPEPGCPFAPRCPHATEQCRREMPDLRDLGGGHLVACHHAEQEVTA from the coding sequence ATGCATCAATATGATATCCGTGACCTCCGTATCCACTTTCCCACCCGCCGTGGCGTGGTGGAAGCAGTGCGGGGCGTCAGCTTCTACATGGATCAGGGCGAGTGCGTGGCGCTGGTGGGGGAATCCGGCTGCGGCAAATCCGTGACAGCCCGCTCCCTCATGGGCCTGACGGAGGTCACCGGCGGGCGCTGTCAGCCCGGCAGCCAAATCCTCTGCCACGGGGAGAACATCCTCGATTACGGCAAAAAACAGTGGCAAAGCTATCGGGGCCGGGAGGCCGCCATGATCTTTCAGGACGCCATGACCTCCCTGAATCCCACCATGCAGATCGGCCATCAGATCGCTGAGTGCTACCGTTTTCACCAGAAGATCGGCCGCAAGGAGGCGCTGGAGAAGGCGGCGGAGATGCTGACACTGGTAGGCATCTCCGACCCAGAGACGGCCTTGCGCCGGTATCCCCACGAGTTCTCCGGCGGTATGCGCCAGCGGGTGATGATTGCCTCTGCTCTGGCCTGCCAGCCGGAACTGCTGATTGCCGACGAGCCCACCACGGCGCTGGACGTGACCATTCAGGCCCAGATCCTGGACCTGATCCGCCAAATGAAGGAGCGCAGCGGCACCACGGTGCTGCTCATCACCCACGACATGGGTGTGGTGGCGGGACTGGCCCAGCGCATCGTCATCCTCTACGCCGGATGCGTCATGGAGACCGGCACCACCGATGAAATTTTCTATCAGCCCGCCCATCCCTACACCAAGGGTCTGCAAAAGGCCTCTCCCCGTCTGGACGAAATGGGCGGCGGACGGCTCTACACCATCGAGGGGACGCCCCCGGAGCTGATCGCACCGGAGCCGGGCTGCCCCTTCGCCCCCCGCTGCCCCCACGCCACGGAGCAGTGCCGCCGGGAGATGCCGGATCTGCGGGATCTGGGCGGTGGCCATCTGGTGGCCTGCCACCACGCAGAACAGGAGGTGACGGCATGA
- the spoIID gene encoding stage II sporulation protein D, whose amino-acid sequence MPAAFSQQALDAQAVAERTFICYHMAGGRKDAHPEADVCTSPACCSAYVAQEDAAARWGDKAEEYETKVQQAVRDTDGQIILYDGSPILAAFHSSSAGVTADSGDVWSSSLPYLHSVETPEGEDSVPNYYSVSTFSPEEFREIFLAAHGDADLSGDPAEWFRDRTVNDSGRVERVTIGGVSVEGTEVRRLFSLRSACFTVDTGEEGVAFRVTGFGHGVGMSQYGAELLARQGKTWQEIIHWYYADVTIGAYKE is encoded by the coding sequence ATGCCCGCCGCCTTCTCCCAGCAGGCGCTGGACGCTCAGGCTGTGGCGGAGCGCACCTTCATCTGCTACCACATGGCGGGCGGACGTAAGGATGCCCACCCGGAGGCGGATGTCTGTACCTCCCCGGCCTGCTGCAGCGCCTATGTGGCGCAGGAGGACGCAGCGGCCCGGTGGGGGGACAAGGCGGAGGAGTACGAGACCAAGGTGCAGCAGGCAGTGCGGGATACCGACGGGCAGATCATCCTCTATGACGGCTCGCCCATTCTGGCGGCCTTCCACTCCTCCTCCGCCGGGGTCACAGCAGATTCCGGGGATGTGTGGTCCTCCTCGCTGCCGTATCTGCACAGCGTGGAGACCCCGGAGGGGGAGGACAGCGTCCCCAACTATTACAGCGTCAGCACCTTCTCCCCGGAGGAGTTCCGGGAGATCTTTCTGGCGGCCCATGGGGATGCCGATCTCTCCGGCGACCCGGCGGAGTGGTTCCGGGATCGGACGGTCAACGACTCCGGCCGGGTGGAGCGTGTGACCATCGGCGGTGTCAGCGTGGAGGGGACGGAGGTGCGGCGGCTGTTCTCCCTGCGCTCAGCGTGCTTCACCGTGGATACGGGTGAGGAGGGCGTTGCCTTTCGGGTCACGGGCTTCGGTCACGGCGTGGGCATGAGCCAGTACGGAGCTGAGCTGCTGGCCCGTCAGGGCAAGACGTGGCAGGAGATCATACACTGGTACTATGCCGACGTTACCATTGGGGCGTATAAGGAGTAG
- a CDS encoding Na+/H+ antiporter NhaC family protein, with the protein MEKKRTKIAYFTAVGVFLVLLVVLGLTYRETPLPTLEVEGEPVLADTPFAGTFWSLLPPIVAIVLALISKEVYSSLFLGCLVGALLYAQFAPWDTIVALVGADYGIVSVLADSGNMGIIVFLVTLGIMVDLMNKGGGSEAFGRWASKTVKTRCAAQLLTMLLGVLIFIDDYFNCLTVGAVMRPVTESHKISRAKLAYLIDATAAPVCMIAPVSSWAAAVSGYVQSDAVNGIEMFIKQIPWNYYCLLTLVMIVVLSVMNIDYGSMLTHEYNAQVKDDLFTTPERPFEGADDYEKPARGRSSVLDLLLPVVALIVVCIVSLIWSGGYYDGESEYFHDFVGAFSNSSSGMALALGGLMGMLFTVVYFWLRGAISFEKSMESVPQGFIQMIAPILILTFAWTLCSFTRFGMYSAVFVKNAMAGAGDLKVFLPAVIFLIGCAIGFATGTSWGTIGIMAPIVVSVFNYDVEPVLCTIGLAAACSGGVMGDHCSPISDTTIMASAGAHCFHLNHVFTQLPYALTASGVAFVSFIIAGLVQSVWLCLAIAVALMIGTLLVIRAIVSRRHAGIFQEMAQASQQLLHR; encoded by the coding sequence ATGGAAAAGAAACGCACAAAAATCGCATACTTTACAGCCGTCGGTGTATTCCTCGTTTTGCTGGTGGTGCTGGGCCTTACATACCGGGAGACGCCCCTGCCCACGCTGGAGGTAGAGGGGGAGCCGGTGCTGGCCGACACGCCCTTTGCCGGTACCTTCTGGTCCCTGCTGCCGCCCATCGTGGCCATCGTGCTGGCCCTGATCAGTAAGGAGGTCTACTCGTCCCTGTTTCTGGGGTGTTTGGTGGGCGCTCTGCTGTACGCCCAGTTTGCCCCATGGGACACCATTGTGGCGCTGGTAGGCGCAGACTACGGCATCGTCTCCGTACTGGCCGACAGCGGCAACATGGGCATCATCGTCTTTCTGGTGACGCTGGGCATCATGGTGGATCTGATGAACAAGGGCGGCGGATCGGAGGCCTTCGGACGCTGGGCCTCCAAGACCGTAAAGACCCGGTGCGCCGCACAGCTGCTGACCATGCTGCTGGGTGTGCTGATCTTCATCGACGACTACTTCAACTGCCTGACGGTGGGCGCTGTGATGCGGCCCGTCACCGAGAGCCACAAGATTTCCCGTGCCAAGCTGGCCTACCTCATCGACGCCACGGCGGCCCCGGTGTGCATGATCGCCCCAGTGTCCTCGTGGGCGGCGGCGGTATCCGGCTATGTACAGTCCGACGCCGTCAACGGCATCGAGATGTTCATCAAGCAGATCCCGTGGAACTACTACTGTCTACTGACGTTGGTGATGATCGTGGTGCTGTCGGTGATGAACATCGACTACGGCTCCATGCTGACCCATGAGTATAACGCTCAGGTGAAGGACGATCTCTTTACCACGCCGGAGCGCCCCTTTGAGGGGGCCGACGACTATGAAAAGCCCGCCCGTGGCCGCTCCTCTGTGCTGGATCTGCTGCTGCCGGTGGTGGCGCTGATCGTGGTGTGCATCGTGTCCCTGATCTGGTCCGGCGGCTACTATGACGGCGAGAGCGAGTACTTCCACGACTTCGTGGGGGCCTTCTCCAACTCCTCCTCCGGCATGGCGCTGGCCTTGGGTGGCCTTATGGGGATGCTGTTCACGGTGGTGTACTTCTGGCTGCGGGGGGCCATCTCCTTTGAAAAGTCTATGGAGTCTGTGCCGCAGGGCTTTATCCAGATGATCGCTCCCATCCTCATTCTGACCTTTGCATGGACCCTGTGCTCTTTCACCCGCTTCGGGATGTACTCCGCCGTGTTCGTGAAGAACGCCATGGCAGGGGCCGGGGATCTGAAGGTGTTCCTGCCGGCGGTGATCTTCCTCATCGGCTGCGCCATCGGCTTTGCCACCGGCACCTCCTGGGGGACCATCGGCATCATGGCCCCTATCGTGGTGTCCGTGTTCAACTACGACGTGGAGCCGGTGCTGTGTACCATCGGTTTGGCGGCAGCCTGCTCCGGCGGCGTTATGGGCGACCACTGCTCGCCCATTTCCGACACCACCATCATGGCCTCGGCGGGCGCTCACTGCTTCCACCTGAACCATGTGTTCACCCAGTTGCCCTATGCCCTCACCGCCTCCGGTGTGGCCTTCGTCAGCTTCATCATCGCAGGACTCGTGCAGTCGGTGTGGCTGTGTCTGGCCATTGCCGTGGCGCTGATGATCGGCACACTGCTGGTGATCCGGGCCATTGTGTCCCGCCGTCACGCAGGTATCTTCCAGGAGATGGCACAGGCCAGTCAGCAGCTGCTGCACCGCTGA
- a CDS encoding ABC transporter permease, protein MKKYFLTRLALALPVILLVSVFSFALVFLAPGDPAAQYRTLEMTDEEYEQLKTELGYNDPVIVQYGRWLGKVLQGDFGVSTSSHTGVWPLIKAKLPATVGLMAASIVFSLLVSIPLGMLAGYFENSWFDRITNGLHYVAISIPSFWFAIMLIILFSLNLGWLPSSGMRTTGVHTFWDLSRHAIMPVLVLSIGKISIYARYVRAATIQQLSEDYVLFAISKGASRVYILLRHVLKNCLLPVITLVGMNLGSLVSGAYIVETIFGWPGLGTTGMSAIYSRDYNMIMGTTMLSCLLLVGGNLLADLCYCLADPRIKAMRGDKR, encoded by the coding sequence ATGAAAAAATACTTTCTGACCAGACTGGCGCTGGCCCTGCCGGTGATCCTGCTGGTATCCGTCTTTTCCTTTGCGCTGGTGTTTCTGGCTCCCGGCGACCCCGCCGCCCAGTACCGGACGCTGGAGATGACCGACGAGGAGTACGAGCAGTTGAAAACGGAACTGGGCTACAACGATCCGGTCATCGTGCAGTATGGCCGGTGGCTGGGGAAGGTCCTCCAAGGGGACTTCGGCGTCTCCACCAGCAGCCACACCGGCGTGTGGCCCCTCATCAAGGCCAAGCTCCCGGCTACCGTGGGGCTCATGGCCGCCTCCATCGTCTTTTCCCTGCTGGTATCTATCCCACTGGGAATGCTGGCGGGCTACTTTGAAAACTCATGGTTCGACCGCATCACCAACGGCCTGCACTATGTGGCCATCTCCATTCCCTCCTTCTGGTTTGCCATCATGCTCATCATCCTGTTCTCCCTGAATCTGGGCTGGCTGCCCAGCTCCGGGATGCGGACCACCGGCGTACACACCTTTTGGGATCTGTCCCGCCACGCCATCATGCCGGTGCTGGTGCTGAGCATCGGGAAGATCTCCATCTACGCCCGGTACGTCCGGGCCGCCACCATCCAGCAGCTGTCGGAGGACTACGTGCTCTTCGCCATCTCCAAGGGGGCCAGCCGGGTCTATATCCTGCTGCGCCACGTGCTGAAGAACTGCCTGCTGCCGGTCATCACACTGGTGGGCATGAATCTGGGCAGTCTGGTGTCCGGTGCCTACATCGTGGAGACCATCTTCGGCTGGCCGGGACTGGGTACCACTGGCATGAGCGCCATCTACTCCCGTGATTACAACATGATTATGGGAACCACCATGCTCTCGTGCCTGCTGCTGGTGGGCGGAAATCTGCTGGCGGATCTGTGCTACTGTCTGGCCGATCCCCGCATCAAGGCCATGCGAGGTGACAAGCGATGA